From Microcaecilia unicolor chromosome 11, aMicUni1.1, whole genome shotgun sequence, the proteins below share one genomic window:
- the LOC115480031 gene encoding histone H2B type 2-E, whose protein sequence is MPEPAKSAPAPKKGSKKAVSKTQKKDGKKRKRSRKESYAIYVYKVLKQVHPDTGISSKAMNIMNSFVNDIFERIAGEASRLAHYNKRSTITSREIQTAVRLLLPGELAKHAVSEGTKAVTKYTSSK, encoded by the coding sequence ATGCCTGAACCAGCCAAATCTGCTCCCGCGCCCAAAAAGGGATCGAAAAAAGCAGTTAGCAAGACCCAGAAAAAGGACGGCAAAAAgcgcaagagaagcaggaaggagaGCTACGCTATCTATGTGTATAAAGTGCTGAAGCAGGTTCATCCCGACACCGGCATTTCATCCAAAGCCATGAACATCATGAATTCCTTCGTGAATGACATCTTTGAGCGCATCGCTGGAGAAGCCTCCCGCCTGGCTCACTATAACAAGCGCTCTACCATCACTTCCAGGGAAATTCAAACCGCAGTGCGTCTGCTGCTACCCGGTGAGCTGGCCAAGCACGCCGTGTCCGAGGGTACCAAGGCCGTCACCAAGTACACCAGCTCCAAGTAA
- the LOC115479614 gene encoding histone H4, whose product MSGRGKGGKGLGKGGAKRHRKVLRDNIQGITKPAIRRLARRGGVKRISGLIYEETRGVLKVFLENVIRDAVTYTEHAKRKTVTAMDVVYALKRQGRTLYGFGG is encoded by the coding sequence ATGTCCGGTCGTGGTAAAGGTGGGAAGGGTTTAGGGAAAGGGGGCGCTAAGCGCCATAGAAAGGTGTTACGCGATAACATCCAGGGAATCACAAAGCCCGCTATCCGGCGCTTGGCTCGCCGAGGCGGAGTCAAGCGTATCTCCGGTCTCATCTACGAAGAGACTCGTGGGGTGCTGAAGGTTTTCTTGGAGAATGTTATCAGAGACGCCGTCACCTATACTGAGCACGCCAAGAGAAAGACAGTAACAGCTATGGATGTGGTGTATGCCCTGAAGCGCCAGGGCCGTACCCTGTATGGTTTCGGAGGCTAA
- the LOC115480719 gene encoding histone H2A type 1-E-like, whose amino-acid sequence MSGRGKQGGKARAKAKTRSSRAGLQFPVGRVHRLLRKGNYAERVGAGAPVYLAAVLEYLTAEILELAGNAARDNKKTRIIPRHLQLAIRNDEELNKLLGRVTIAQGGVLPNIQAVLLPKKTESHKAAKSK is encoded by the coding sequence ATGTCTGGACGTGGCAAGCAAGGGGGTAAAGCTCGGGCCAAGGCTAAGACTCGCTCGTCCCGAGCGGGGCTGCAGTTCCCCGTGGGGCGCGTGCACAGACTGCTGCGGAAAGGTAATTACGCTGAGCGTGTGGGCGCCGGCGCCCCAGTCTATCTGGCGGCAGTGCTGGAATATCTGACCGCCGAGATCCTCGAACTGGCTGGTAATGCTGCGCGCGATAACAAGAAGACCCGCATCATCCCCAGGCACTTGCAGCTGGCCATCCGCAACGACGAAGAGCTGAACAAACTGCTGGGGAGAGTCACCATCGCGCAGGGCGGCGTCCTGCCCAACATCCAGGCGGTGCTTCTGCCTAAGAAAACCGAGAGTCACAAGGCGGCCAAGAGCAAGTAA